One genomic region from Stackebrandtia nassauensis DSM 44728 encodes:
- a CDS encoding MGH1-like glycoside hydrolase domain-containing protein, whose product MKRRHLPALAAAALIGPALAVPATARPSRPGPDDFANVLDLHGVPTAAKPPDDNNPISVFADRGAWHAYALPTASDTDELGGFTGPLYIAQEYPWWLSRAFTRLRVTDAATGEALNLGDDAKPTVDAYPGRLVQSFDVDGVRISLELRYASNRTAFVRAMLTNRGGKTRDLTVSWTGTLLRHDEEPIKSAPSLHRTDTGVAVGFAEVREIWDYFSSTETRFEVRHADPVNTTVDGDAYVTTLDETVRLRPGSRRSLTWTETYTFTSAERDTESATVAKVLDHPGRYAERADNRWRDYISRALDEVTADRRPLAVKSVQTLVTNWRSPAGRLKSDGITPSISYIWFTGGLWSWDSWKHAVGVARFDPKLARSVVESMFDHQRADGMIPDCVFYNNIADGGGNWNERNTKPPLAAWAVWQVYQHDRDRDFLRRMYPKLVAYHEWWYAARDHDGNGIAEYGATVDPGNDTDEAVIEAAAWESGMDNAPRFDVDKGVSVLRNEDDGELVGYSINQESVDLNAYLYQEKRILADIAEALHRPGDADTLNRDAKRIRGYVREHMYTDGFFYDADIDTKTPVHRGKGIEGAIPLWTGVASKTQAASVRDALMDPDMFRTKVPLPTASRDNPDFSPTEYWRGPVWLDQAYFAIGGLHRYGFHAQARQLTDELITNADGMVSDQPIHENYNPLTGERLNAPNFSWSAAAILLLVRGE is encoded by the coding sequence ATGAAACGACGCCACCTGCCCGCCCTGGCCGCGGCGGCCCTGATCGGCCCGGCGCTGGCGGTCCCCGCCACCGCCCGGCCGTCCCGCCCCGGCCCCGACGACTTCGCCAACGTGCTCGACCTGCACGGTGTCCCCACAGCCGCCAAACCCCCGGACGACAACAACCCGATCAGCGTGTTCGCCGACCGGGGCGCCTGGCACGCCTACGCCCTGCCAACGGCGTCCGACACCGACGAACTCGGCGGCTTCACCGGCCCGCTGTACATCGCGCAGGAGTACCCGTGGTGGCTGTCGCGGGCGTTCACGAGACTGCGCGTCACCGACGCCGCCACCGGCGAGGCGCTGAACCTCGGCGACGACGCCAAGCCCACAGTGGATGCCTACCCCGGCAGGCTGGTGCAGTCCTTCGATGTGGACGGCGTGCGGATCAGCCTGGAACTGCGGTACGCCTCGAACCGGACCGCGTTCGTCCGCGCCATGCTCACCAACCGGGGCGGCAAGACCCGCGACCTGACCGTGTCGTGGACCGGAACCCTGCTGCGGCACGACGAGGAACCCATCAAGAGCGCCCCGAGCCTGCACCGCACCGACACCGGCGTCGCGGTCGGTTTCGCGGAGGTCCGCGAGATCTGGGACTACTTCTCCAGCACGGAAACCCGGTTCGAGGTGCGGCACGCTGACCCGGTGAACACCACGGTGGACGGCGACGCCTACGTCACCACACTGGACGAGACGGTGCGGCTGCGTCCCGGTTCCCGGCGGTCGCTGACCTGGACCGAGACCTACACCTTCACCAGTGCCGAACGCGACACGGAGTCCGCGACGGTCGCCAAGGTCCTCGACCACCCCGGCCGCTACGCCGAACGCGCCGACAACCGTTGGCGCGACTACATCTCCCGGGCCCTCGACGAGGTGACCGCCGATCGTCGGCCGCTGGCGGTCAAGTCGGTGCAGACCCTGGTCACGAACTGGCGCAGCCCGGCCGGTCGCCTGAAGTCCGACGGCATCACCCCGTCGATCTCCTACATCTGGTTCACCGGCGGCCTGTGGTCCTGGGACAGCTGGAAACACGCCGTCGGTGTCGCCCGCTTCGACCCGAAGCTGGCCCGCTCCGTCGTGGAGTCCATGTTCGACCATCAGCGCGCCGACGGCATGATCCCCGACTGCGTGTTCTACAACAACATCGCCGACGGCGGCGGCAACTGGAACGAACGCAACACCAAACCGCCGCTGGCCGCCTGGGCGGTGTGGCAGGTGTACCAGCACGACCGCGACCGGGACTTCCTGCGCCGCATGTATCCCAAGCTCGTGGCCTACCACGAGTGGTGGTACGCCGCCCGCGACCACGACGGCAACGGGATCGCCGAGTACGGCGCGACCGTCGACCCCGGCAACGACACCGACGAGGCGGTCATCGAGGCGGCGGCCTGGGAGAGCGGCATGGACAACGCGCCCCGCTTCGACGTCGACAAGGGAGTGTCGGTGCTGCGCAACGAGGACGACGGCGAGCTCGTCGGCTACTCGATCAACCAGGAGTCGGTCGACCTCAATGCCTACCTGTACCAGGAGAAGCGGATCCTGGCCGACATCGCCGAGGCCCTGCACCGCCCCGGCGACGCCGACACCCTCAACCGCGACGCCAAACGCATCCGCGGCTACGTTCGCGAGCACATGTATACCGACGGCTTTTTCTACGACGCCGACATCGACACCAAGACACCGGTCCACAGGGGCAAGGGCATCGAGGGCGCCATCCCCCTGTGGACCGGTGTGGCCTCGAAGACCCAGGCGGCGTCGGTGCGCGACGCGCTCATGGACCCGGACATGTTCCGCACCAAGGTCCCGCTGCCCACCGCCTCCCGCGACAACCCGGACTTCAGTCCCACGGAGTACTGGCGCGGCCCGGTCTGGCTCGACCAGGCGTACTTCGCGATCGGCGGTCTGCACCGCTACGGCTTCCACGCGCAGGCCCGGCAGCTCACCGACGAGCTGATCACCAACGCCGACGGCATGGTCTCCGACCAGCCGATCCACGAGAACTACAACCCGCTGACGGGCGAACGTCTCAACGCCCCCAACTTCAGCTGGTCGGCGGCGGCGATACTGCTGCTGGTCAGAGGCGAGTAG
- a CDS encoding NAD(P)/FAD-dependent oxidoreductase, whose translation MGRRIVVVGASAAGLTAADTLRREGHDGPIIVVGDETCPPYDRPPLSKQILAGTWQPEKITLRDEAALRRSEITLRLGTTATGLDTGARTVKLRDGETLGYDGLIIATGVAPRRLPIGVGMAGVHVMRTLDDALRLRDAITESTRLVVIGAGFLGAEVAASARTRGADVTVVDPLPVPMLRQFGERIGQRVAQMHRAHGVGLRLNTAVTGLRGDDAVTGVELDDGSVLDADVVLIAVGSTPNTGWLADSGLHVDDGVVCDSMCQASPDVYAAGDVARWFNPRFGLSMRVEHRMNATEQGMAAARNLLGQEKAFDPIPYFWTDQFDVKIQAYGHFPTDSEVAIVHGDLAEDKFVARYLTDGVITGVLGWNMPKQVRLERACVGDKP comes from the coding sequence ATGGGACGACGCATCGTCGTCGTGGGCGCCTCGGCGGCGGGACTCACCGCCGCCGACACCCTGCGCCGCGAAGGACACGATGGACCGATCATCGTGGTGGGTGACGAGACCTGTCCCCCATACGATCGGCCACCACTGTCCAAACAGATCCTCGCTGGAACCTGGCAGCCGGAGAAGATCACGTTGCGCGACGAGGCGGCACTGCGGCGGTCCGAGATCACCCTGCGACTGGGTACGACCGCGACCGGGCTCGACACCGGCGCGCGGACCGTCAAGCTGCGCGACGGTGAGACGCTCGGATACGACGGCCTGATCATCGCCACCGGGGTCGCGCCCCGACGGCTGCCCATCGGCGTCGGGATGGCGGGCGTGCACGTCATGCGCACCCTGGACGACGCGCTGCGGTTGCGCGACGCGATCACCGAGTCCACCCGGCTGGTGGTGATCGGCGCGGGGTTCCTCGGTGCCGAGGTGGCCGCGTCCGCGCGGACGCGGGGCGCCGACGTCACCGTCGTCGATCCGTTGCCCGTGCCGATGTTGCGGCAGTTCGGGGAACGGATCGGGCAGCGCGTCGCCCAGATGCACCGCGCGCACGGGGTCGGGCTGCGGCTCAACACCGCCGTCACCGGGCTGCGCGGCGATGACGCGGTCACCGGTGTCGAACTCGACGACGGTTCGGTGCTGGACGCCGACGTGGTGTTGATCGCGGTCGGGTCGACACCCAACACCGGCTGGCTGGCCGATTCCGGGTTGCATGTGGACGACGGGGTGGTGTGCGATTCCATGTGCCAGGCCTCGCCGGACGTCTACGCGGCCGGGGATGTGGCGCGGTGGTTCAATCCCCGGTTCGGTCTGTCGATGCGGGTCGAGCACCGGATGAACGCGACCGAGCAGGGCATGGCCGCGGCCCGCAACCTGCTGGGACAGGAAAAGGCGTTCGACCCGATCCCCTATTTCTGGACCGACCAGTTCGACGTCAAGATCCAGGCGTACGGCCATTTCCCGACCGACAGCGAGGTGGCGATCGTCCACGGTGACCTCGCCGAGGACAAGTTCGTCGCGCGATACCTCACCGACGGCGTGATCACCGGTGTGCTCGGCTGGAACATGCCCAAGCAGGTGCGGTTGGAACGCGCCTGCGTCGGCGACAAGCCCTAG
- a CDS encoding ferredoxin: MHVKADTDKCVGAGQCVLVAAAVFDQRETDGIVELLQPEPPGETHDAVREAALLCPTHAIQVEE; the protein is encoded by the coding sequence ATGCACGTCAAGGCAGACACCGACAAGTGCGTCGGTGCCGGACAATGTGTACTCGTCGCCGCCGCCGTCTTCGACCAGCGCGAGACGGACGGTATCGTCGAACTGCTCCAACCGGAGCCCCCGGGCGAAACACACGACGCGGTGCGCGAAGCAGCGCTGCTGTGCCCGACTCACGCCATTCAGGTGGAGGAATGA